The genomic region GCATAAAACTTTAGCCTTAAAAATAACAAGCCGCTTTATATTCAGTCATAAAGCGGCTTTTTTTTATACCATAAAAAATACAAAAAAATAACCCACTATTTCTAGCAGGTTATATTTATATAGTTACCATTAAGGTATAAGATACACTAAAATGGGATATCATCATCCACGGGTGCTGAGTTAAAGTCTGGCTGGTCTGCAAACGGGTCATTTTGTTTTGCAGGTTGGGCTTGTTGTTGCCCACCACCTTGATAACCACCGCCAGATTGACCGCCACCATCGCGACCACCAATAAGATCAAGTTTATCTACAGAAACTTCAACTGAAGTACGTTTCACACCTTCTTTATCATCATATTCACGAATCCTAAGTTCACCAGAAATAGCAACTTGTGTACCTTTCTTTAAATACTGTGGTAAACCACCCTCAGCACGTTTACCAAACAAAGATGCACGAATCC from Ghiorsea bivora harbors:
- a CDS encoding single-stranded DNA-binding protein; the protein is MNVYSFTGRLARDCEQRFTQSGMAICSFSVAVDYGFGDNKGTNWIRASLFGKRAEGGLPQYLKKGTQVAISGELRIREYDDKEGVKRTSVEVSVDKLDLIGGRDGGGQSGGGYQGGGQQQAQPAKQNDPFADQPDFNSAPVDDDIPF